From the genome of Bubalus bubalis isolate 160015118507 breed Murrah chromosome 2, NDDB_SH_1, whole genome shotgun sequence, one region includes:
- the LOC102407851 gene encoding olfactory receptor 11A1-like, whose protein sequence is MQRCTRICHLITAETWMIFMEMVSIGNQTITEFVLLGFCVRAELHLLLFIVFTVIYVSIILGNLLIIVAVVSSQRLHTPMYFFLANLSFLEILYTSSVVPKMLEGFLQEAAISVAGCLLQFFIFGSLATAECFLLAVMAYDRYLAICYPLRYPLLMGPRWCLGLVVIAWLSGFMVGVVIIALMAQLRFCGHNHIDHFYCDFMPLMSLACSDPSVAQMTTFILSVVCLTVPFGLILTSYGRIVVAVLRVPAGVSRRKAFSTCSSHLAVVSTYYGTLMVLYIAPSAVHSQLLTKVFALLYTVITPFFNPVIYTLRNKEVQQALWMLLYVKQAETNEGGWW, encoded by the coding sequence ATGCAAAGATGCACTAGAATCTGTCACTTAATCACTGCAGAAACTTGGATGATCTTCATGGAAATGGTCTCCATAGGAAACCAAACTATTACTGAATTTGTCCTTCTTGGTTTCTGTGTCAGAGCTGAGCTGCATCTCCTTCTCTTTATTGTGTTCACTGTCATCTATGTTTCCATCATCCTAGGGAACCTGCTAATCATTGTGGCGGTGGTTAGCTCTCAGAGGCTCCACAcacccatgtatttcttcctggctAATCTGTCCTTCCTGGAGATCCTCTATACTTCCTCAGTGGTGCCCAAAATGTTGGAGGGCTTCTTGCAGGAGGCAGCCATCTCTGTAGCTGGTTGCTTGCTCCAGTTCTTTATCTTTGGTTCTTTAGCCACTGCTGAGTGCTTCCTACTGGCTGTCATGGCATATGATCGCTACCTGGCCATCTGCTACCCACTCCGCTACCCTCTCCTGATGGGACCCAGATGGTGTTTGGGGCTGGTGGTCATAGCATGGCTCTCTGGCTTTATGGTAGGTGTAGTGATTATAGCCCTCATGGCCCAACTGAGATTCTGTGGCCACAACCACATTGACCACTTTTACTGTGACTTCATGCCTTTGATGAGCCTGGCCTGCTCAGATCCCAGTGTAGCCCAGATGACAACATTCATTCTCTCTGTGGTCTGCCTCACTGTTCCCTTTGGACTGATTCTGACATCTTATGGCCGGATCGTGGTGGCTGTGCTGAGAGTTCCTGCTGGggtcagcagaaggaaggctTTCTCCACGTGCTCCTCCCACCTAGCTGTAGTGTCCACATACTATGGTACTCTCATGGTCTTATACATTGCACCCTCTGCTGTCCACTCCCAGCTCCTCACTAAGGTCTTTGCCCTGCTCTACACTGTGATCACCCCTTTCTTCAATCCTGTGATTTATACCCTGAGGAATAAGGAAGTTCAGCAGGCACTGTGGATGCTTCTGTATGTTAAGCAAGCTGAAACGAATGAAGGAGGATGGTGGTAA
- the LOC102412143 gene encoding olfactory receptor 12D2-like: MLFCLFFQEMLNRTSVTEFLLLPVTDIQVLQPVLFVLFLAIYIVNVAGNGAILMVVTSDPRLHSPMYFFLGNLSCLDICFSTVSLPKMLENLLSTHKAISFLGCISQLHFFHFMGSTESMLLAVMGFDHFVAICKPFHYTLIMNHQVCIQMAVTVWIIGFFHALLHSVMTSRLNFCGSNQINHFFCDVKPLLESACGNTELNQWLVNNVTGTIATGSCFLTFLSYFYIIVYLFFKTHSCSMLHKALSTCASHLLVVVLFYIPGVFVYIHPASSSPMDQDQISALMYNVVTPVLNPLIYTLRNKEVKRALRRVISRCQ, from the coding sequence ATGttattctgtcttttctttcaagAGATGCTGAATCGAACATCAGTCACTGAATTTCTCCTCCTGCCAGTGACagacatccaagtactgcagccTGTTCTCTTTGTGCTTTTCCTTGCAATTTACATTGTCAATGTGGCTGGGAATGGAGCCATCCTGATGGTTGTCACCTCTGATCCAAGACTCCATTctcctatgtattttttcctgggaaaccTGTCATGTCTAGATATCTGCTTCTCCACAGTGAGTCTGCCAAAGATGCTGGAGAACCTCCTCTCTACACACAAAGCAATTTCTTTCTTGGGCTGCATAAGCCAGCTTCATTTCTTCCACTTTATGGGCAGCACTGAGTCCATGTTGCTGGCCGTGATGGGCTTTGACCACTTTGTGGCTATCTGCAAACCATTTCATTATACTCTTATCATGAATCATCAAGTCTGTATCCAGATGGCTGTCACTGTTTGGATCATTGGTTTTTTCCATGCCCTGCTGCACTCAGTAATGACCTCTCGCTTAAACTTCTGTGGTTCCAACCAGATTAATCACTTCTTCTGTGATGTTAAGCCATTGCTGGAGTCGGCCTGTGGGAACACTGAGCTCAACCAGTGGCTGGTCAATAATGTCACAGGCACCATTGCCACGGGTTCATGCTTTCTAACATTCCTGTCCTATTTCTATATTATTGTCTATCTTTTCTTCAAGACCCACTCTTGCAGCATGCTTCATAAAGCACTGTCTACATGTGCCTCCCACCTCTTGGTAGTTGTTCTTTTCTACATCCCTGGTGTTTTTGTTTACATTCATCCTGCCTCAAGTAGCCCCATGGACCAGGATCAGATCAGTGCCCTTATGTACAATGTGGTCACTCCTGTGCTAAATCCACTGATCTATACTTTGAGGAACAAGGAAGTAAAGAGGGCCTTGAGGAGGGTGATTTCAAGGTGTCAGTGA
- the LOC102411825 gene encoding olfactory receptor 1361-like, which produces MNCSKNPDFVLSGLSSDPDKPQLLFGLFLALYLLSLLGNSLLLLAIGADIHLHTPMYFFLSQLSLVDLCFTTTTVPKMLETLWTINGSISFSECLAQLYFFAVFANMDNLLLTAMAIDRYAAICRPLHYALLMTPCRCALLVGGSWGVAHSDSLIQTLLLTRLSFYTNLEIPHFFCDFKPLLRFSCSDTHLNEDLMMVLTGLLGISPLLCIISSYAHIFIAVARVPSAQGKKKALATCSSHLSMVILFYSSVFATYLKSPSASHASGELGAAVMYALVTPTLNPFIYSLRNKDVKSSLKRILSVKSSWD; this is translated from the coding sequence ATGAACTGCAGTAAGAACCCTGACTTTGTCCTCTCAGGACTGTCCAGTGACCCAGACAAACCACAGCTCCTCTTTGGTCTCTTCCTGGCCCTCTACTTGCTGAGTCTCTTAGGAAACTCACTACTGCTGCTGGCTATTGGTGCTGACatccacctccacacccccatgtacttcttcctcagccaGCTCTCCCTGGTCGACCTCTGCTTCACTACCACCACAGTCCCCAAAATGCTGGAGACTTTGTGGACCATCAACGGATCGATCTCCTTCTCTGAGTGTCTGGCCCAATTATATTTCTTCGCAGTTTTTGCTAATATGGACAACCTGCTTTTGACTGCCATGGCTATCGACCGCTATGCTGCCATCTGCCGTCCCCTGCACTATGCACTCCTAATGACTCCTTGCAGAtgtgcactgctggtgggtgGGTCATGGGGAGTGGCCCACTCTGACTCTTTGATCCAAACCTTGCTGCTAACTCGACTATCATTCTATACTAATCTAGAGATTCCTCACTTTTTTTGTGATTTCAAACCACTCTTAAGGTTTTCCTGCTCTGATACCCACCTCAATGAGGACCTGATGATGGTTCTGACAGGACTCTTAGGAATCAGCCCTCTCCTCTGCATCATAAGCTCCTATGCCCATATTTTCATTGCTGTAGCTCGGGTTCCATCAGCACAGGGCAAAAAGAAAGCCCTGGCCACATGCAGCTCCCATCTCTCCATGGTCATCCTCTTCTACAGCTCGGTCTTTGCCACCTACCTGAAGTCCCCGTCAGCTTCTCATGCCTCTGGGGAGCTGGGTGCTGCTGTCATGTATGCCCTGGTCACCCCCACTCTCAATCCTTTCATTTATAGTCTAAGAAATAAGGATGTGAAGAGTTCCCTGAAAAGGATTCTGAGTGTGAAAAGTTCTTGGGATTAA
- the LOC112578378 gene encoding olfactory receptor 12D2-like has protein sequence MLFCLFFQVMLNQTSVTEFLLLGVTDIQVLQPVLFLIFLATYIVNVAGNEAILMVVISDPRLHSPMYFFLGNLSCLDICYSTVTLPKMLENFLSTHKAISFLGCISQLHFFHFLGSTESMLLAVMGFDRFVAICKPLRYPLIMSHQVCVQMAVTVWIIGFFHALLHSVMTSHLNFCGSNHIHHFFCDVKPLLELACGNTELNEWLLNTVTGTFAIGPFFLTLLSYSYIIIYLFFKTHSCSMLHKALSTCVSHVVVVVLFYAPVVFTYIRPATGSSVEQEQIIAIMYTVVTPVLNPLIYTLRNKEVKGALRRAISRRF, from the coding sequence atgttattttgtcttttctttcaagtGATGCTGAATCAGACCTCAGTCACTGAATTTCTCCTCCTGGGAGTGACagacatccaagtactgcagcctgttcttttcctgattttcctTGCAACTTACATTGTCAATGTGGCTGGGAATGAGGCCATCCTGATGGTTGTCATCTCTGATCCAAGACTCCATTctcctatgtattttttcctgggaaaccTGTCATGTCTAGATATCTGCTACTCCACGGTGACTCTGCCAAAGATGCTGGAGAACTTCCTCTCTACACACAAAGCAATTTCTTTCTTGGGATGCATAAGCCAGCTTCATTTCTTCCACTTCTTGGGCAGCACAGAGTCCATGTTGCTGGCCGTGATGGGTTTTGACCGCTTTGTGGCTATCTGCAAACCACTTCGTTACCCCCTTATCATGAGTCATCAGGTCTGTGTCCAGATGGCTGTCACTGTCTGGATTATTGGGTTTTTCCATGCCCTGCTGCACTCAGTAATGACCTCTCACTTAAACTTCTGTGGTTCCAACCATATCCATCACTTCTTTTGTGATGTTAAGCCATTGTTGGAGTTGGCCTGCGGGAACACTGAGCTCAATGAGTGGCTGCTAAATACTGTCACGGGGACCTTTGCCATTGGCCCATTTTTTCTAACACTTCTATCCTATTCCTACATTATTATCTATCTTTTTTTCAAGACCCATTCTTGCAGCATGCTCCATAAAGCACTGTCTACTTGTGTCTCCCACGTCGTGGTAGTTGTTCTTTTCTATGCTCCCGTAGTTTTCACTTATATTCGTCCTGCCACAGGTAGCTCTGTGGAGCAGGAACAGATCATTGCCATTATGTACACCGTGGTCACTCCTGTACTAAATCCACTGATCTATACTTTGAGGAACAAGGAAGTGAAGGGGGCCTTGAGGAGAGCAATCAGTAGAAGATTCTGA